The proteins below are encoded in one region of Apium graveolens cultivar Ventura chromosome 4, ASM990537v1, whole genome shotgun sequence:
- the LOC141718646 gene encoding uncharacterized protein LOC141718646, which produces MSSLSWNYQGLGFPWNVRFLEDVVRQERPTFIFLCETLSRKSKLEYIRNKLGFEGLFVVDPRGRSEGLAMLWKDQDQIRIHSFSHYHIDVDVEMDGLGSWHLTALVDGFKDALSDAGLIDMDIFGHQYTWKYSRGKSDWVEVRLDRAVVTEKWLNEYPMAKLYNLEGSTSDHSPIILVPKKI; this is translated from the exons ATGAGTTCTTTAAGTTGGAACTACCAAGGGTTGGGCTTCCCTTGGAATGTTCGGTTCCTGGAGGACGTGGTGCGTCAAGAAAGGCCGACTTTTATTTTCTTGTGTGAGACGTTGAGTAGGAAGAGTAAGCTGGAGTATATTCGAAACAAATTGGGGTTTGAAGGTTTATTTGTAGTAGATCCCCGTGGTCGTAGTGAAGGTTTAGCGATGTTATGGAAGGACCAGGATCAAATAAGAATTCATAGTTTTTCTCATTACCATATTGATGTTGATGTTGAGATGGATGGCTTAGGAAGCTGGCATTTAACGG CGTTAGTGGATGGCTTTAAAGATGCGTTATCTGATGCGGGGTTGATTGACATGGATATTTTCGGCCATCAATACACCTGGAAATATAGTCGAGGTAAATCTGATTGGGTTGAGGTACGCCTGGATCGTGCAGTTGTAACGGAGAAATGGCTCAATGAATATCCGATGGCAAAGTTGTATAATCTGGAAGGGTCCACTTCAGACCATAGCCCCATTATTCTAGTGCCGAAGAAAATTTAG